One region of Triticum aestivum cultivar Chinese Spring chromosome 6B, IWGSC CS RefSeq v2.1, whole genome shotgun sequence genomic DNA includes:
- the LOC123137839 gene encoding histone acetyltransferase MCC1 isoform X4 has product MLDPRSEIYPTIEYRPIQPSDLEVLEKIHLSLFPIRYEREFFLNVVNGNGVISWGAVDTSRSDEGRDELIGFVTTRMIAAKDSEIEDLFRYNNSHKYLTLLYILTLGVVDSYRNLGIASSLVREVIKHAASVSNCRGVYLHVISYNQPAINFYKKMLFKLVRRLPMFYYIRGQHYDSYLFVYYVNGGRTPCSPLEIVTSFVVDFRAFLKMLVGKIWSKEEKSIPRWSRCKESTTLLTSQNNNSNNKRIIAAEDSRCHV; this is encoded by the exons ATGTTGGACCCAAGATCCGAAATCTACCCCACCATAGAGTATCGCCCCATCCAGCCCTCCGACCTCGAGGTTCTTGAGAAGATTCATCTCTCGCTGTTTCCTATAAG GTACGAGAGAGAGTTCTTCTTGAACGTTGTCAATGGTAATGGTGTCATTTCGTGGGGTGCTGTGGACACTAGCAGATCGGATGAAGGCAGGGATGAGCTGATAGGCTTTGTGACCACGAGGATGATTGCAGCAAAAGATAGCGAG ATCGAGGATTTATTTAGATATAACAACTCGCACAAATATCTAACACTTCTTTATATCCTGACGCTTGGTGTAGTGGATAGCTACAGAAACCTCGGCATAG CTTCTTCGCTTGTTCGAGAGGTGATTAAACATGCTGCAAGTGTATCAAATTGCAGGGGTGTTTATTTACATGTCATCTCATATAACCAGCCTGCAATTAACTTTTACAAGAAGATGCTATTTAAGCTAGTCAGAAGACTTCCGATGTTCTACTACATAAGAGGGCAGCATTATGACTCATACTTGTTTGTGTATTATGTCAATGGGGGGCGTACGCCTTGTTCACCACT GGAGATTGTAACTTCATTTGTTGTTGACTTCAGGGCTTTCCTAAAGATGCTGGTTGGCAAGATCTGGAGCAAAGAGGAAAAGAGTATCCCGAGATGGTCCCGTTGTAAGGAATCAACCACTCTATTGACCTCAcagaataataatagtaataataaaaggATCATAGCTGCTGAAGATTCAAGATGTCATGTGTAA
- the LOC123137839 gene encoding histone acetyltransferase MCC1 isoform X5 → MLDPRSEIYPTIEYRPIQPSDLEVLEKIHLSLFPIRYEREFFLNVVNGNGVISWGAVDTSRSDEGRDELIGFVTTRMIAAKDSEIEDLFRYNNSHKYLTLLYILTLGVVDSYRNLGIASSLVREVIKHAASVSNCRGVYLHVISYNQPAINFYKKMLFKLVRRLPMFYYIRGQHYDSYLFVYYVNGGRTPCSPLAFLKMLVGKIWSKEEKSIPRWSRCKESTTLLTSQNNNSNNKRIIAAEDSRCHV, encoded by the exons ATGTTGGACCCAAGATCCGAAATCTACCCCACCATAGAGTATCGCCCCATCCAGCCCTCCGACCTCGAGGTTCTTGAGAAGATTCATCTCTCGCTGTTTCCTATAAG GTACGAGAGAGAGTTCTTCTTGAACGTTGTCAATGGTAATGGTGTCATTTCGTGGGGTGCTGTGGACACTAGCAGATCGGATGAAGGCAGGGATGAGCTGATAGGCTTTGTGACCACGAGGATGATTGCAGCAAAAGATAGCGAG ATCGAGGATTTATTTAGATATAACAACTCGCACAAATATCTAACACTTCTTTATATCCTGACGCTTGGTGTAGTGGATAGCTACAGAAACCTCGGCATAG CTTCTTCGCTTGTTCGAGAGGTGATTAAACATGCTGCAAGTGTATCAAATTGCAGGGGTGTTTATTTACATGTCATCTCATATAACCAGCCTGCAATTAACTTTTACAAGAAGATGCTATTTAAGCTAGTCAGAAGACTTCCGATGTTCTACTACATAAGAGGGCAGCATTATGACTCATACTTGTTTGTGTATTATGTCAATGGGGGGCGTACGCCTTGTTCACCACT GGCTTTCCTAAAGATGCTGGTTGGCAAGATCTGGAGCAAAGAGGAAAAGAGTATCCCGAGATGGTCCCGTTGTAAGGAATCAACCACTCTATTGACCTCAcagaataataatagtaataataaaaggATCATAGCTGCTGAAGATTCAAGATGTCATGTGTAA
- the LOC123137839 gene encoding histone acetyltransferase MCC1 isoform X1 encodes MLDPRSEIYPTIEYRPIQPSDLEVLEKIHLSLFPIRYEREFFLNVVNGNGVISWGAVDTSRSDEGRDELIGFVTTRMIAAKDSEIEDLFRYNNSHKYLTLLYILTLGVVDSYRNLGIASSLVREVIKHAASVSNCRGVYLHVISYNQPAINFYKKMLFKLVRRLPMFYYIRGQHYDSYLFVYYVNGGRTPCSPLLNSHIGLLPPSATFGVASREYIIREIVTSFVVDFRAFLKMLVGKIWSKEEKSIPRWSRCKESTTLLTSQNNNSNNKRIIAAEDSRCHV; translated from the exons ATGTTGGACCCAAGATCCGAAATCTACCCCACCATAGAGTATCGCCCCATCCAGCCCTCCGACCTCGAGGTTCTTGAGAAGATTCATCTCTCGCTGTTTCCTATAAG GTACGAGAGAGAGTTCTTCTTGAACGTTGTCAATGGTAATGGTGTCATTTCGTGGGGTGCTGTGGACACTAGCAGATCGGATGAAGGCAGGGATGAGCTGATAGGCTTTGTGACCACGAGGATGATTGCAGCAAAAGATAGCGAG ATCGAGGATTTATTTAGATATAACAACTCGCACAAATATCTAACACTTCTTTATATCCTGACGCTTGGTGTAGTGGATAGCTACAGAAACCTCGGCATAG CTTCTTCGCTTGTTCGAGAGGTGATTAAACATGCTGCAAGTGTATCAAATTGCAGGGGTGTTTATTTACATGTCATCTCATATAACCAGCCTGCAATTAACTTTTACAAGAAGATGCTATTTAAGCTAGTCAGAAGACTTCCGATGTTCTACTACATAAGAGGGCAGCATTATGACTCATACTTGTTTGTGTATTATGTCAATGGGGGGCGTACGCCTTGTTCACCACT CTTAAACTCGCATATTGGACTTTTGCCTCCTTCTGCAACTTTTGGTGTTGCCTCTCGTGAATACATTATTAG GGAGATTGTAACTTCATTTGTTGTTGACTTCAGGGCTTTCCTAAAGATGCTGGTTGGCAAGATCTGGAGCAAAGAGGAAAAGAGTATCCCGAGATGGTCCCGTTGTAAGGAATCAACCACTCTATTGACCTCAcagaataataatagtaataataaaaggATCATAGCTGCTGAAGATTCAAGATGTCATGTGTAA
- the LOC123137839 gene encoding histone acetyltransferase MCC1 isoform X2, with amino-acid sequence MLDPRSEIYPTIEYRPIQPSDLEVLEKIHLSLFPIRYEREFFLNVVNGNGVISWGAVDTSRSDEGRDELIGFVTTRMIAAKDSEIEDLFRYNNSHKYLTLLYILTLGVVDSYRNLGIASSLVREVIKHAASVSNCRGVYLHVISYNQPAINFYKKMLFKLVRRLPMFYYIRGQHYDSYLFVYYVNGGRTPCSPLLNSHIGLLPPSATFGVASREYIIRAFLKMLVGKIWSKEEKSIPRWSRCKESTTLLTSQNNNSNNKRIIAAEDSRCHV; translated from the exons ATGTTGGACCCAAGATCCGAAATCTACCCCACCATAGAGTATCGCCCCATCCAGCCCTCCGACCTCGAGGTTCTTGAGAAGATTCATCTCTCGCTGTTTCCTATAAG GTACGAGAGAGAGTTCTTCTTGAACGTTGTCAATGGTAATGGTGTCATTTCGTGGGGTGCTGTGGACACTAGCAGATCGGATGAAGGCAGGGATGAGCTGATAGGCTTTGTGACCACGAGGATGATTGCAGCAAAAGATAGCGAG ATCGAGGATTTATTTAGATATAACAACTCGCACAAATATCTAACACTTCTTTATATCCTGACGCTTGGTGTAGTGGATAGCTACAGAAACCTCGGCATAG CTTCTTCGCTTGTTCGAGAGGTGATTAAACATGCTGCAAGTGTATCAAATTGCAGGGGTGTTTATTTACATGTCATCTCATATAACCAGCCTGCAATTAACTTTTACAAGAAGATGCTATTTAAGCTAGTCAGAAGACTTCCGATGTTCTACTACATAAGAGGGCAGCATTATGACTCATACTTGTTTGTGTATTATGTCAATGGGGGGCGTACGCCTTGTTCACCACT CTTAAACTCGCATATTGGACTTTTGCCTCCTTCTGCAACTTTTGGTGTTGCCTCTCGTGAATACATTATTAG GGCTTTCCTAAAGATGCTGGTTGGCAAGATCTGGAGCAAAGAGGAAAAGAGTATCCCGAGATGGTCCCGTTGTAAGGAATCAACCACTCTATTGACCTCAcagaataataatagtaataataaaaggATCATAGCTGCTGAAGATTCAAGATGTCATGTGTAA
- the LOC123137839 gene encoding histone acetyltransferase MCC1 isoform X3, translating into MLLRCSCLHCYYITCRYEREFFLNVVNGNGVISWGAVDTSRSDEGRDELIGFVTTRMIAAKDSEIEDLFRYNNSHKYLTLLYILTLGVVDSYRNLGIASSLVREVIKHAASVSNCRGVYLHVISYNQPAINFYKKMLFKLVRRLPMFYYIRGQHYDSYLFVYYVNGGRTPCSPLLNSHIGLLPPSATFGVASREYIIREIVTSFVVDFRAFLKMLVGKIWSKEEKSIPRWSRCKESTTLLTSQNNNSNNKRIIAAEDSRCHV; encoded by the exons ATGCTTCTACGATGTTCTTGCTTGCACTGTTATTACATCACTTGCAG GTACGAGAGAGAGTTCTTCTTGAACGTTGTCAATGGTAATGGTGTCATTTCGTGGGGTGCTGTGGACACTAGCAGATCGGATGAAGGCAGGGATGAGCTGATAGGCTTTGTGACCACGAGGATGATTGCAGCAAAAGATAGCGAG ATCGAGGATTTATTTAGATATAACAACTCGCACAAATATCTAACACTTCTTTATATCCTGACGCTTGGTGTAGTGGATAGCTACAGAAACCTCGGCATAG CTTCTTCGCTTGTTCGAGAGGTGATTAAACATGCTGCAAGTGTATCAAATTGCAGGGGTGTTTATTTACATGTCATCTCATATAACCAGCCTGCAATTAACTTTTACAAGAAGATGCTATTTAAGCTAGTCAGAAGACTTCCGATGTTCTACTACATAAGAGGGCAGCATTATGACTCATACTTGTTTGTGTATTATGTCAATGGGGGGCGTACGCCTTGTTCACCACT CTTAAACTCGCATATTGGACTTTTGCCTCCTTCTGCAACTTTTGGTGTTGCCTCTCGTGAATACATTATTAG GGAGATTGTAACTTCATTTGTTGTTGACTTCAGGGCTTTCCTAAAGATGCTGGTTGGCAAGATCTGGAGCAAAGAGGAAAAGAGTATCCCGAGATGGTCCCGTTGTAAGGAATCAACCACTCTATTGACCTCAcagaataataatagtaataataaaaggATCATAGCTGCTGAAGATTCAAGATGTCATGTGTAA